The Moraxella haemolytica genome window below encodes:
- a CDS encoding transferrin-binding protein-like solute binding protein, whose amino-acid sequence MSDPTYTLKFTPLPLVLAISTALLTACGGGSFGNPNHIESGVNPLVAPKSDKTPDASDKKEVEKLSPEKTLIQPTVGSVAAIPKRNVYSDAEKGEEERKAIGVADISGADADTIKALKEKLAKQYPNKKIYENTKTNENYKFVKAGWLFSEFYATDLNAETTDKPNTRYHIGDGYVYYYGEQPTMGVAKGKAKYTGHWDFSTDAKRVRLTKTDSGDGKKAEFIGGGSAYGMDGKFGDHLGATSFAETYPSEYAPREGHHKAEFEADFDNKKLTGKLSTQKKDATNKDAKPYYVDRYTIDATIKGNRFTGSATVPQGQKDDNLTLFNKDATNRLEGGFYGDKAQELAGKFLTDDNSVFGVFAAKQTGDAEELAKHYDSLYVDITKDEKFNPRKVSSINDLLVLGDISQLVVNSQVIDLLPQQGGKKVSQKTVALPTGQKAVITNFGTLDGVLNVGHIAKTGISNQKTLSQVIEENKAQTEERKKALEEKIAAAKQKAKEQFMDKVESLKDELRNILSEYILAEEEGQEKEALSKTILKQVLSGYGKQDGSQEEQQIMKLLGELVENSDFDEEDGSGDEAFDKSQAVIDKIISIFEKGEKHNPNDEKNWQHLIKADKEVLALAETDKKNADDYSPGAIRLAQDQLRAKIHQDQQELSDILSEHHAFALLEDGLADASEAQDIPARIKAKILTYYSNTHHTSIEEKIKTFIDAIDKKVKVAKEELAKVSGVETQKQQILKKLEHDIEDPQKALVGLIASGDKADVDNKDNLMVYLLKMPQVRDMTIDDSLNGFYVLGEQTVASEIPKTGQAQYQGAWYGRIHNNRSWSVTPAESKAKFDVNFNDKTLTGSLTEKSSSDPTFTINAKIEGNTFSGTAIANEKGIYVDKYLDIAGGVIKQNPVLSDNLQGSFYGKDAKHLAGGFSFDGVLTKYDGTNTSEDATDTLETVIGGGVFYGTQDDKKKVTQ is encoded by the coding sequence ATGTCTGACCCAACTTATACGCTAAAATTTACCCCATTACCTTTGGTGCTTGCCATCAGTACAGCCTTATTAACTGCCTGTGGCGGTGGCAGTTTTGGTAATCCTAATCATATTGAATCGGGCGTTAACCCACTGGTCGCACCTAAGTCTGACAAAACCCCAGATGCGTCAGACAAGAAAGAAGTTGAGAAATTATCGCCTGAAAAGACACTGATTCAACCCACAGTGGGCAGTGTCGCAGCCATTCCAAAACGAAATGTGTACTCTGATGCCGAAAAGGGAGAAGAAGAGCGAAAAGCCATTGGTGTCGCTGACATCAGCGGTGCAGATGCTGACACCATCAAAGCACTCAAAGAGAAGCTGGCTAAGCAGTACCCTAATAAAAAAATCTATGAGAATACTAAGACTAATGAAAATTATAAGTTTGTCAAGGCTGGTTGGTTATTCTCTGAATTTTATGCCACAGATCTTAATGCAGAAACAACAGACAAGCCAAACACCAGATACCACATCGGTGATGGCTATGTCTATTATTATGGCGAACAGCCAACCATGGGCGTTGCCAAAGGCAAGGCGAAATATACAGGACATTGGGATTTTTCAACCGATGCCAAAAGAGTGCGACTTACAAAGACAGATAGTGGTGATGGCAAAAAGGCAGAATTTATTGGCGGTGGTTCTGCATATGGCATGGATGGAAAGTTTGGCGACCATCTTGGTGCCACCAGTTTTGCTGAGACCTATCCTTCAGAATATGCACCGAGAGAGGGTCATCATAAAGCAGAATTTGAGGCAGATTTTGATAACAAAAAACTTACAGGCAAGCTAAGCACTCAAAAGAAAGATGCCACCAATAAGGATGCAAAGCCGTACTATGTGGACAGATACACCATCGATGCCACCATCAAAGGCAACCGCTTTACTGGTAGTGCGACTGTACCACAAGGTCAAAAGGACGATAATCTTACCTTGTTTAATAAAGATGCGACCAATCGCTTAGAAGGTGGCTTCTATGGGGATAAGGCTCAAGAACTGGCAGGTAAATTCTTAACCGATGATAATTCGGTGTTTGGGGTATTTGCTGCCAAGCAAACAGGCGATGCTGAGGAGCTTGCCAAGCACTATGATTCACTGTATGTGGATATTACCAAAGACGAAAAATTCAACCCAAGAAAGGTAAGTAGTATCAATGACTTGCTTGTCTTGGGTGATATCAGTCAGCTTGTGGTTAATTCGCAGGTCATTGATTTATTACCACAACAAGGTGGTAAGAAAGTCTCACAAAAAACGGTTGCACTGCCCACAGGTCAAAAAGCGGTCATCACTAATTTTGGCACATTAGATGGCGTGCTAAATGTCGGGCATATCGCCAAGACAGGAATAAGTAACCAAAAAACACTGTCTCAGGTCATCGAAGAGAACAAAGCACAGACAGAAGAAAGAAAAAAAGCACTGGAAGAGAAAATCGCCGCTGCTAAACAAAAAGCCAAAGAGCAGTTTATGGATAAAGTAGAGAGCTTAAAAGATGAATTGCGTAATATTTTGAGTGAATATATTTTGGCGGAAGAAGAGGGGCAAGAGAAAGAAGCTTTGAGCAAAACCATCTTGAAGCAGGTGTTGTCAGGTTATGGCAAGCAAGATGGGTCGCAAGAAGAGCAACAAATTATGAAGTTGTTGGGCGAGCTGGTTGAAAATAGCGATTTTGATGAAGAAGATGGTTCAGGTGATGAAGCATTTGATAAAAGTCAAGCAGTGATTGATAAAATTATTTCCATATTCGAGAAGGGTGAAAAACACAATCCGAATGATGAGAAAAACTGGCAACACCTGATTAAAGCAGATAAAGAAGTCCTAGCTTTGGCAGAGACCGACAAAAAGAATGCAGATGATTATAGTCCTGGTGCGATTCGACTCGCACAAGACCAGTTGCGTGCTAAGATTCACCAAGATCAACAGGAGTTGAGCGACATATTGAGTGAGCATCATGCATTTGCTTTGTTAGAGGATGGTCTAGCTGATGCTTCGGAAGCACAAGACATACCTGCTCGCATCAAAGCTAAGATTCTAACTTATTATAGTAATACTCACCATACTAGCATTGAAGAGAAAATTAAGACTTTTATAGATGCTATTGATAAAAAAGTCAAAGTAGCAAAAGAAGAGTTGGCAAAGGTAAGTGGGGTTGAAACTCAGAAACAGCAAATCTTGAAAAAACTCGAGCATGATATTGAGGATCCACAAAAAGCACTGGTTGGGCTGATTGCGTCAGGTGATAAGGCTGATGTTGATAATAAGGATAATCTGATGGTTTATCTGCTCAAGATGCCACAGGTAAGAGACATGACCATTGATGATTCGCTAAATGGTTTTTATGTTCTAGGTGAGCAGACAGTAGCCAGTGAGATTCCGAAGACAGGGCAGGCTCAGTATCAAGGTGCATGGTATGGCAGAATCCATAATAATCGCAGTTGGAGCGTTACACCAGCTGAGAGTAAGGCGAAGTTTGATGTGAACTTTAATGACAAAACATTAACAGGAAGTCTGACGGAGAAGAGTTCTAGCGATCCAACCTTCACCATTAACGCTAAGATTGAGGGCAATACCTTCTCTGGTACAGCAATCGCCAATGAAAAAGGTATTTATGTAGATAAATATCTTGATATTGCAGGGGGCGTGATTAAACAAAATCCAGTGCTGAGTGATAATTTACAAGGCAGTTTTTATGGTAAAGATGCTAAGCATTTAGCAGGTGGTTTTTCTTTTGATGGCGTATTAACCAAATATGATGGTACGAACACTTCTGAAGATGCAACAGATACTTTAGAAACTGTGATTGGTGGCGGTGTGTTCTATGGCACCCAAGACGATAAAAAGAAAGTAACCCAATAA
- a CDS encoding lactoferrin/transferrin family TonB-dependent receptor encodes MKTVNCRLTHLSLAVCAVLFGGITPAIADDDKKNEHTNVNVNTPNIVLDEIAAVIKKRPTKRSEEVTGLGKTVKTAEEISEKQILSIRDLVRDTPGVAVVEQGRGASSGYTVRGMDKNRVAVTVDGLNQAQSYLVQKRQDDDGREGSGAINEIELENVSAVQISQGASGTESGSGALGGAVSFRTKSVDDVLDGDQKFTTFYKGAYANRDKQIMHSVGAAFRSDKVDALVQYTDRTKDSVQPHKDILKTRYRVWRWASTPEDFKNGGIEFDKYKFVIAEECADYQNNIDGCQAKPTVSSKPVSEDMSAKDYTGKSRVMGDPMDYESGSYLAKFGYNITDGQRLEAIYENTKQQYDTRDMTKEAYHLVDHPNLKGGPLNASANSKKVYTGQNYHEGFVKADFIGAQYAQARFINERHNKTRWGLDYQLKGGDVLGVFDEANISFDRQSVNIDNFAITKACSVYPNVDKDCKPSPDKPNSSESTNRTTYNELHNLIRANFAKSWHGEKITHNIQGGVGFDKFKSTRGISDLHTRRYLQNFKFLADKKNKDGEFIQVWSADKPILDHLDICRDMPERLGEARKCGDSVITGYNAYASLKDTIHFGERTDLSIGLRHDKHKFNTDDDWTGTGKYSNTSWNVGLAFRPTDRIELLYRISSGYRVPSFKELFGYRLDGQTKEQTKTPPFDRIFRHEVTNVRPEKALNQEIGVVFGGNLGNLEVSYFDNRYEDLIDLTLKSFPGATPLLPSNNIWAYRNYQDVHLNGFTLGGKLYFDALSDKLPSGLTGRLAYLRTNVKSNKLKDVFVNADGYFLDTITPTRYVLGLDYAADSDKWGVGATWTFTGAKNEDELKTKAFVPSGESYERRATNARSGKWQTLDLSAFYRPNQYITVRGSIQNALNHRYSTWESLRQTSITSGNAHEQGSFNQYAAPGRNFVVSLEMKY; translated from the coding sequence ATGAAAACTGTTAATTGTCGTTTGACTCATCTGAGTTTGGCGGTGTGTGCGGTGTTGTTCGGCGGCATCACACCGGCAATCGCTGATGATGATAAGAAAAATGAACACACCAATGTGAATGTGAACACGCCAAACATCGTGCTAGATGAGATTGCTGCGGTCATTAAAAAACGCCCAACCAAAAGAAGCGAAGAGGTAACAGGGCTTGGTAAGACGGTCAAGACCGCAGAAGAAATCAGCGAAAAACAAATCCTATCGATTCGTGATCTGGTACGAGACACCCCTGGCGTGGCTGTTGTTGAACAGGGTCGTGGAGCCAGTTCTGGATACACCGTGCGAGGCATGGATAAAAACCGTGTGGCGGTTACGGTAGATGGTCTAAACCAAGCACAGTCTTATTTGGTACAAAAACGGCAGGACGATGATGGTCGTGAAGGCAGTGGTGCGATTAACGAGATTGAGCTTGAGAATGTCAGTGCGGTGCAAATCAGCCAAGGGGCGAGCGGTACAGAATCTGGTAGTGGTGCACTAGGTGGTGCGGTGAGTTTTCGTACCAAAAGTGTCGATGATGTGCTAGATGGCGACCAAAAGTTCACTACTTTTTATAAAGGGGCGTATGCCAACCGTGATAAGCAAATCATGCACTCGGTAGGTGCTGCCTTTCGTAGCGACAAAGTAGATGCACTGGTGCAATACACCGACCGCACCAAAGATTCGGTGCAACCACACAAAGACATTCTTAAAACCCGGTATCGTGTCTGGCGTTGGGCAAGCACGCCTGAGGATTTTAAAAACGGTGGCATTGAATTTGATAAATACAAATTCGTCATTGCTGAGGAATGTGCAGACTATCAAAATAACATCGATGGCTGCCAAGCCAAACCAACCGTCTCTAGTAAGCCAGTCTCAGAGGACATGAGTGCCAAAGACTACACCGGTAAAAGCCGTGTGATGGGTGATCCGATGGACTATGAGTCGGGGTCTTATTTGGCAAAATTTGGCTATAACATCACCGATGGTCAAAGATTAGAAGCCATCTATGAAAACACCAAACAGCAGTACGATACCAGAGACATGACCAAAGAGGCGTATCATTTGGTGGACCACCCAAATCTCAAAGGCGGTCCGTTAAACGCCAGTGCGAACAGTAAAAAAGTCTATACAGGTCAAAACTATCATGAAGGCTTTGTCAAAGCAGACTTCATAGGGGCTCAATATGCTCAAGCCAGATTCATCAATGAGCGACACAACAAGACTCGTTGGGGTCTAGACTATCAGCTTAAAGGTGGTGATGTTCTGGGCGTGTTTGATGAGGCAAACATCAGCTTTGACCGTCAGTCGGTCAATATTGACAACTTTGCCATCACGAAAGCCTGCTCGGTTTATCCAAATGTGGACAAAGATTGCAAGCCAAGTCCTGATAAGCCAAATTCTAGTGAATCGACCAACCGTACGACTTACAATGAATTGCACAATTTGATTCGTGCTAATTTTGCCAAAAGCTGGCATGGCGAAAAAATCACGCACAATATCCAAGGCGGTGTCGGTTTTGATAAATTCAAATCGACTCGTGGCATTAGTGATTTGCATACCAGAAGATACCTGCAAAACTTCAAATTCCTAGCTGACAAAAAGAACAAAGACGGCGAATTTATCCAAGTGTGGTCAGCAGACAAACCCATACTAGACCACCTTGATATCTGCCGAGACATGCCAGAGAGACTGGGTGAGGCTCGCAAATGTGGCGACAGTGTCATCACAGGTTATAATGCCTATGCTAGCTTAAAAGACACGATTCACTTTGGTGAGCGCACTGACTTAAGTATTGGGCTACGCCATGATAAGCACAAGTTCAACACTGATGATGACTGGACTGGTACTGGCAAATATAGTAATACTTCTTGGAATGTTGGCTTGGCGTTTAGACCGACTGACCGTATCGAACTGCTGTATCGCATCTCATCAGGCTATCGTGTCCCAAGTTTCAAAGAGCTGTTCGGCTATCGCCTAGATGGGCAAACCAAAGAACAAACAAAAACGCCACCATTTGATAGAATTTTCCGTCATGAGGTAACCAATGTGCGTCCAGAGAAAGCCTTGAACCAAGAGATTGGGGTGGTATTTGGTGGTAATTTGGGTAATTTAGAGGTCAGCTACTTTGACAACCGTTATGAGGATTTGATTGACCTAACGCTCAAAAGTTTCCCTGGTGCGACACCACTGCTGCCGAGCAACAACATTTGGGCATATCGTAACTACCAAGATGTGCATTTAAATGGCTTTACGCTGGGCGGTAAGCTGTATTTTGATGCGTTGTCGGACAAACTGCCATCAGGATTGACAGGACGATTGGCTTATCTAAGAACCAATGTCAAATCTAACAAGCTAAAAGATGTGTTTGTTAATGCAGATGGATATTTCTTAGATACCATCACGCCCACCCGTTATGTCTTGGGTCTAGATTATGCTGCTGATAGTGATAAGTGGGGCGTGGGAGCAACTTGGACCTTTACAGGTGCTAAAAATGAGGACGAGCTAAAAACAAAAGCTTTCGTCCCAAGTGGAGAAAGTTATGAGCGACGGGCAACGAACGCTCGTAGTGGCAAATGGCAGACGCTAGATTTATCGGCGTTCTACCGCCCCAACCAGTATATTACTGTGCGTGGTAGCATTCAAAACGCATTGAACCATCGCTATAGCACTTGGGAATCGTTGCGTCAGACTTCTATCACTTCTGGCAATGCACACGAGCAAGGTTCGTTCAATCAGTATGCCGCCCCTGGTCGCAACTTTGTTGTATCGCTAGAGATGAAATACTAA
- a CDS encoding surface lipoprotein assembly modifier: MKVLSGLMLSLMMQAHASQIDEQSQDDRRRQSADQPFVLPAVPADPELPIANPKTQAMMVDEQALLEQSELLARAMLSALVYHQADGVEVLLPIYEAQPKTLIEAPMIIWARATLATKKQDHRTATALYQELVKDYPDNQLFKARLVQSLVAHRQYKEAHDIITTDPILAVQMAPYVRAIDEMGKTNIRIGGNLIIDKNINNAPRSRDLGGGWTANEPISAHGLASNVGISKRFLLEQGVSITPELGVRSKLYRDAKQYNEVAVRSSFGIGLRDDKGGLSISPFHEITYYAGGGKDNHKLTHFSDSLGVRVRADKMLDNGGQFSTQAEIAKNRYQTRKHLDGHSASISPSFSKRYAALGNAWLSVGADFNYVKTKDKDDSYRRFGLTGGLTKQWQDVGMSANVSYAKRRYLAPMPIFKQTQVNDEYGAGVSFWHDKLKYKNFMPRLTWQYQKTDSSIALYRHDKNRVFVEITGSF; the protein is encoded by the coding sequence GTGAAGGTGTTATCAGGTTTGATGCTGTCATTGATGATGCAGGCTCATGCCAGTCAGATTGACGAGCAAAGCCAAGATGACAGAAGGCGACAATCTGCCGATCAGCCTTTTGTTCTGCCTGCCGTACCTGCCGATCCAGAGTTGCCTATCGCCAACCCAAAAACGCAGGCGATGATGGTTGATGAACAAGCATTGTTAGAGCAATCAGAGCTATTAGCAAGAGCGATGCTGTCAGCATTGGTATATCATCAGGCTGATGGCGTAGAGGTGCTATTGCCCATCTATGAAGCACAGCCGAAAACGCTGATAGAAGCACCAATGATTATCTGGGCGAGAGCGACCTTAGCAACCAAGAAGCAAGACCATCGGACGGCCACTGCCTTATATCAAGAGCTTGTTAAGGACTATCCTGATAACCAACTTTTTAAAGCACGACTGGTTCAAAGCCTAGTTGCCCATCGTCAGTATAAAGAAGCACACGACATCATCACGACCGACCCCATCTTAGCGGTGCAGATGGCACCTTATGTTAGGGCGATTGATGAGATGGGCAAAACAAACATTCGTATCGGAGGCAATCTGATTATTGATAAAAACATTAATAATGCACCTAGGAGTCGTGATTTGGGTGGTGGTTGGACAGCAAACGAACCCATCTCGGCACATGGCTTGGCGTCAAATGTTGGTATCTCCAAGCGATTCTTGCTAGAGCAGGGTGTATCAATCACGCCAGAGCTTGGTGTTCGCAGTAAGTTATACCGTGATGCCAAGCAGTATAATGAAGTTGCAGTACGCTCATCTTTTGGGATTGGTCTGCGTGATGATAAAGGTGGTCTTAGCATCTCACCTTTTCATGAAATCACTTATTATGCAGGGGGAGGTAAGGATAATCACAAGCTGACGCATTTTTCTGATAGTCTGGGTGTGCGTGTTAGGGCTGATAAGATGCTTGATAATGGTGGGCAATTCTCAACCCAAGCAGAAATTGCCAAAAATCGCTATCAGACTCGTAAGCATCTAGATGGGCATAGTGCGAGCATTTCTCCTAGTTTTAGCAAGCGATACGCCGCTTTGGGTAATGCTTGGCTTAGTGTGGGGGCGGATTTTAACTATGTCAAAACCAAAGATAAAGATGATTCGTACCGCAGGTTTGGGCTGACAGGTGGACTCACCAAGCAGTGGCAAGATGTCGGCATGAGTGCCAATGTCAGCTATGCCAAAAGACGCTATCTAGCACCCATGCCTATTTTTAAGCAAACGCAGGTCAATGATGAATATGGTGCTGGGGTCAGCTTTTGGCATGATAAGTTAAAATACAAGAACTTTATGCCACGCCTAACTTGGCAATACCAAAAAACTGACAGTAGTATCGCCTTGTATCGCCATGATAAGAACCGAGTGTTTGTTGAAATCACAGGCAGTTTTTAG
- a CDS encoding leucyl aminopeptidase — MMSITLQVNPKLTLKKPTKTNPLPQLVFFADSEGVILGNHNSEHTEHAKALIAKSGFKATLGDSVSDYALDSDRAGITIIGVGKLDKLATNIQKVGDATYKAIKNQKSAAIIWGDTICQKHFTQFVLSILNAGYRFDRHLSQKADADQLTAINFINNKDSENDYKAALEYAQATFIGQSLARDVANEAPNLLTPSAIAKEAKKLAKEYSDKVEVTVLGEKEIAKLGMGCFMAVSQGSAEEGKLVIIEYFGKTKKNKKSKLSNPIALVGKGITFDTGGISLKPGAGMDEMKFDMGGAAAMLGTTKAVCEAGLKLDIVTVLACAENMPSGTATRPGDIVTAMNGTSVEILNTDAEGRLVLCDALCYVQDNYEPRTIIDAATLTGACVIALGGVRSGVFSNDEDTLFALESAGEYAGDLIWQMPLDDGYAAQLKSKFADLQNIGSREGGSITAACFLKHFIKEGQAWAHLDIAGTAWISGSNKGATGRPVPMLMQYLKSQVS; from the coding sequence ATCATGTCAATAACACTACAAGTCAATCCAAAACTCACCCTAAAAAAACCCACCAAAACCAACCCACTACCGCAACTGGTATTTTTCGCTGACAGCGAAGGGGTAATACTGGGTAATCACAACAGCGAACATACAGAACACGCCAAAGCCTTAATCGCAAAGTCTGGCTTTAAAGCAACACTGGGCGATAGCGTCAGTGATTATGCCCTAGACAGCGACCGTGCCGGCATTACCATTATCGGCGTGGGCAAACTTGACAAGTTGGCAACCAACATTCAAAAGGTAGGGGACGCAACCTACAAAGCCATTAAAAACCAAAAATCCGCCGCCATCATCTGGGGCGATACAATCTGCCAAAAGCACTTCACACAGTTTGTGCTGAGCATTCTAAATGCCGGTTATCGCTTTGACCGCCACTTGAGCCAAAAAGCCGATGCCGACCAACTGACCGCCATCAACTTCATTAACAACAAAGACAGCGAAAACGACTACAAAGCCGCTCTTGAGTACGCTCAAGCGACTTTTATCGGTCAAAGCCTTGCTCGTGATGTGGCAAATGAAGCACCCAATCTCCTAACCCCAAGTGCCATCGCCAAAGAAGCCAAAAAACTTGCCAAAGAATACAGCGATAAAGTTGAAGTTACCGTTTTAGGTGAAAAAGAAATCGCCAAACTGGGTATGGGCTGTTTCATGGCTGTTTCACAAGGTTCTGCCGAAGAAGGCAAATTGGTCATCATCGAATACTTTGGCAAAACCAAAAAGAACAAAAAATCCAAACTATCCAATCCTATCGCCCTAGTGGGCAAAGGCATTACCTTTGATACAGGTGGTATCTCACTAAAACCAGGTGCAGGCATGGATGAGATGAAGTTTGACATGGGTGGTGCAGCCGCCATGTTAGGCACAACCAAAGCTGTGTGTGAAGCAGGTCTTAAACTTGATATTGTTACCGTACTTGCTTGTGCTGAGAATATGCCATCAGGCACTGCCACTCGCCCAGGCGACATCGTTACTGCAATGAACGGCACCAGTGTTGAAATCCTAAACACCGATGCCGAAGGTCGTCTGGTACTGTGCGATGCTCTGTGCTATGTCCAAGACAACTATGAGCCACGCACCATCATTGATGCTGCCACCTTGACAGGTGCGTGCGTCATCGCACTAGGTGGCGTGCGTTCAGGCGTATTTAGTAATGACGAAGACACACTATTTGCCCTAGAGTCAGCAGGCGAATACGCAGGCGACCTAATTTGGCAAATGCCACTAGATGATGGTTATGCCGCCCAACTAAAATCAAAGTTCGCCGACTTACAAAACATCGGCAGTCGTGAAGGTGGCTCTATCACCGCAGCGTGTTTTTTGAAGCATTTCATCAAAGAAGGTCAAGCGTGGGCACACCTTGACATCGCAGGTACTGCATGGATTAGCGGTAGCAATAAAGGGGCGACAGGTCGTCCTGTGCCAATGTTGATGCAATACCTAAAATCACAAGTCAGCTGA
- the lptG gene encoding LPS export ABC transporter permease LptG: MKSYILARYVIYAALFAMLGAVIGLWLLQMVFAYLGELENLSDTYTVKDALTFILYRSPYFLVQFIPTGALLGAVIGLGLLAGNSELVSMQAAGVSKYRIIGWAMLPASIFVVISLAVNQFVLPITNQKADTITTHNTQDRLVSINGYWSVSEHDTGQDIVYISYADSEGKLGEIKRYTLDNNSNLTVAMRAVSGSYDGQSDTRYNWTMNDVDVVNIQQSGVKQRHDSKRQLTLPIAPTDVHLLTREPEDMSLTDLYAHRQLMNHQGISSARHELKFWQKLFSPFAVLSLVLVASSFVFGSLRSHGLGLRIVVSLLTGLLFSYLTDLTGFIALATKFSPFIMALLPIIISTAVGIYLLQKRQ, from the coding sequence ATGAAGTCTTATATCTTGGCACGCTATGTGATTTATGCCGCCTTATTTGCGATGTTAGGGGCGGTGATTGGGCTATGGCTGTTGCAGATGGTTTTTGCCTACTTGGGGGAGCTTGAGAATCTGAGTGATACTTATACGGTCAAAGACGCATTGACTTTTATTTTGTATCGCTCGCCATATTTTTTGGTGCAGTTCATTCCGACTGGTGCATTGCTGGGGGCGGTGATTGGGCTTGGGCTACTGGCGGGCAATAGTGAGCTGGTGAGTATGCAGGCAGCAGGTGTGAGTAAATATCGCATCATTGGTTGGGCGATGTTACCTGCGAGTATCTTTGTGGTGATTTCGTTGGCGGTGAATCAGTTTGTTCTGCCCATCACCAACCAAAAAGCCGACACCATTACGACACACAACACCCAAGATAGGCTTGTTTCTATCAATGGTTATTGGTCGGTCAGTGAGCATGATACAGGGCAAGATATCGTCTATATTAGTTATGCTGACAGCGAAGGTAAACTGGGCGAGATCAAGCGATACACATTGGATAATAATAGCAATCTGACCGTTGCCATGCGGGCAGTATCAGGCAGTTATGATGGGCAATCAGACACTCGTTATAATTGGACCATGAATGATGTTGATGTGGTGAATATCCAACAAAGTGGCGTCAAACAGCGTCATGACAGTAAAAGACAGCTAACGCTTCCTATCGCTCCGACTGATGTGCATCTGCTGACTCGTGAGCCTGAAGATATGTCATTGACGGACCTATATGCCCACAGACAGCTGATGAATCATCAAGGCATATCATCTGCTCGTCATGAGCTAAAATTTTGGCAAAAACTGTTCTCGCCATTTGCGGTGCTATCTTTGGTATTGGTGGCATCGTCATTTGTTTTTGGTTCACTACGCTCGCACGGTTTGGGGCTTCGTATCGTTGTGTCGTTATTGACAGGACTGTTATTTAGCTATTTGACCGACTTGACAGGTTTTATCGCCTTAGCCACCAAATTTTCACCTTTTATTATGGCACTATTACCCATCATCATTAGTACGGCAGTGGGGATATATCTTTTACAAAAACGCCAGTAG
- a CDS encoding LPS export ABC transporter permease LptF — protein MILRRYMIREVATTTALVLGFLVVMLLGGRLIRYFGMAAEGGLDVGVLFALIGYNLPYFLELIFPLSFFIGLMLVFGRLYADHEMAVFNASGISRGRVARLLMPLVVIVFFAQSAITIWGKPWGVAKATNIWQEQSALEVFDLITPKKFISSGDYHLYVGDVGKNREYLKDVIVIQMASNQKIDAAAFGDISRQDTKTAAKAEAAVQQIPTKLLSEKDSIIFAKSATQVASDDGVVRLDLHQGRRYEVDATSKKYSQVGFERYRISLSASKTDDLKSMKIEGWSTPELLANLNKNISNPSDSQIHAELGYRLSLPWLIIIAVMLAPSLAQVRPRQGRWLKLIPAIFIFVVNVLIIISLKESIAKGKMGGWAYPAVLAVLFLIALYINYHERTMTRLRLGRRIRT, from the coding sequence GTGATTCTACGCCGCTACATGATACGAGAAGTTGCTACGACCACCGCCTTAGTTTTGGGGTTTTTGGTGGTGATGCTTTTGGGTGGGCGATTGATTCGTTATTTTGGAATGGCAGCAGAAGGCGGTCTAGATGTTGGTGTATTGTTTGCCTTGATTGGCTATAACTTGCCATATTTTTTGGAGTTGATTTTTCCGCTGTCGTTTTTTATTGGACTTATGCTTGTTTTTGGGCGACTTTATGCTGACCATGAGATGGCGGTCTTCAATGCCAGTGGTATCAGTCGTGGACGAGTGGCAAGATTGCTGATGCCTTTGGTGGTGATTGTATTTTTTGCCCAAAGTGCCATCACCATTTGGGGTAAGCCGTGGGGTGTAGCAAAAGCGACCAACATTTGGCAAGAGCAATCCGCCCTAGAGGTGTTTGATCTCATCACACCAAAAAAATTCATCAGTAGCGGTGATTACCATCTGTATGTGGGCGATGTTGGCAAAAATAGAGAATATCTAAAAGATGTCATCGTCATTCAGATGGCAAGCAATCAAAAAATAGATGCCGCAGCATTTGGCGACATCAGTCGTCAAGATACCAAGACCGCCGCCAAAGCTGAAGCAGCCGTTCAGCAGATTCCAACCAAATTATTAAGCGAAAAAGACAGTATTATCTTTGCCAAATCTGCCACGCAGGTGGCAAGCGATGATGGTGTGGTGCGACTAGACTTACATCAAGGGCGACGCTATGAAGTTGACGCAACCAGCAAAAAATACAGCCAAGTTGGTTTTGAACGCTATCGCATCAGTCTATCAGCGAGCAAGACTGACGACCTAAAATCAATGAAAATTGAAGGTTGGAGTACGCCAGAACTGCTCGCCAATTTAAATAAAAACATCTCAAATCCAAGCGATAGCCAAATCCATGCTGAGCTTGGCTATCGTCTGAGTTTGCCTTGGCTTATCATCATCGCTGTCATGTTAGCACCATCTTTGGCACAGGTGCGACCACGACAGGGGCGGTGGTTGAAGTTGATTCCTGCCATTTTTATTTTTGTGGTCAATGTACTCATTATCATTTCCCTAAAAGAGAGTATTGCCAAAGGCAAGATGGGCGGTTGGGCATATCCTGCGGTGCTTGCGGTACTGTTTTTGATTGCCTTATATATCAATTATCATGAACGCACCATGACACGACTGCGTCTAGGGCGGAGAATTCGCACATGA